In the Haloferula helveola genome, one interval contains:
- a CDS encoding DUF721 domain-containing protein: MAREDRLARIRRAILREWRGGDEPDHPDSRVHQPTDFLAAILKQANASEGIDEERLREMWVEIAGEFVARHAAPDSLKGGCLTLKVLQPAMRFQLEQMKPRLLANLKRAAGEGVVRSIRFSLG, encoded by the coding sequence ATGGCCCGGGAAGACCGGCTCGCACGCATCCGCCGCGCGATCCTTCGCGAGTGGCGGGGTGGCGATGAGCCGGATCATCCGGACTCGCGGGTCCACCAACCCACGGACTTCCTCGCCGCGATCCTCAAGCAGGCGAACGCGTCCGAGGGGATCGATGAGGAACGGCTCCGCGAAATGTGGGTCGAGATCGCCGGCGAGTTCGTTGCCCGGCATGCGGCACCGGACTCGCTCAAGGGCGGCTGCCTGACCCTCAAGGTTCTGCAGCCGGCAATGCGGTTCCAACTGGAGCAGATGAAGCCCCGCCTGCTCGCGAATTTGAAGCGGGCAGCCGGTGAAGGCGTCGTCCGCTCGATCCGATTCTCGCTCGGTTGA
- a CDS encoding ferredoxin, with amino-acid sequence MADREDKNEENVDGKFYVDSQCIDCDLCRETAPNNFTRSDDEGYSYVFKQPENDEEVGQCREAMEGCPVEAIGEDGDE; translated from the coding sequence ATGGCCGACCGCGAAGACAAGAATGAAGAGAACGTCGACGGCAAGTTCTACGTCGACAGCCAGTGCATTGACTGCGACCTCTGCCGGGAGACGGCGCCGAACAACTTCACCCGCTCCGACGACGAGGGCTACTCGTACGTTTTCAAGCAACCGGAGAATGACGAGGAAGTCGGCCAGTGCCGCGAGGCGATGGAGGGCTGCCCGGTCGAGGCGATCGGCGAAGACGGGGACGAGTGA
- the hemQ gene encoding hydrogen peroxide-dependent heme synthase: MSDSTPVPSLVPREGWHVMHLFYQIDHAQWSLLDKEEQRAAKTKLAELVQEIRSTPDTHLLTFSIATPKADIGFMLLTPDLQVANAYEKQLTLSLGPEILSPVYSYLSQTERSEYTTTSEQYAEETLKGEKGLSEDSPEFAAAMKEFDERMEHYLQHRLYPVLPDWPVVCFYPMSKRRQGNDNWYSLSFEERKRLMGGHARVGRTYAGRILQLITGSTGLDEYEWGVTLLAKDTIEIKAIVYEMRFDEVSARYADFGDFYIGMQLPLDELFRRVCL, translated from the coding sequence ATGTCCGATAGCACCCCCGTTCCGTCGCTTGTGCCCCGCGAAGGTTGGCACGTGATGCACCTGTTTTATCAAATCGACCACGCCCAGTGGTCACTCCTCGACAAGGAAGAGCAACGCGCCGCGAAGACGAAGCTCGCCGAGCTCGTCCAGGAGATCCGCAGCACGCCCGACACCCACCTGCTGACCTTTTCCATCGCGACCCCGAAGGCCGACATCGGCTTCATGCTGCTGACGCCCGATCTCCAGGTGGCCAACGCCTATGAGAAGCAGCTCACGCTTTCCCTCGGACCCGAGATCCTGAGTCCGGTCTACTCGTATCTCTCACAGACCGAGCGATCCGAATACACGACCACCTCGGAGCAATACGCCGAAGAGACACTCAAGGGCGAGAAAGGTCTGTCCGAAGACAGCCCCGAGTTCGCCGCCGCGATGAAGGAGTTCGATGAGCGAATGGAGCACTACCTCCAGCACCGCCTCTACCCGGTCCTCCCCGACTGGCCGGTCGTCTGCTTCTACCCGATGTCGAAACGCCGCCAAGGCAACGACAACTGGTACAGCCTGTCGTTCGAGGAACGGAAACGTCTGATGGGCGGCCACGCACGGGTCGGACGGACCTACGCGGGTCGCATCCTCCAACTCATCACCGGCTCGACCGGACTCGATGAATACGAGTGGGGCGTGACCCTCCTCGCCAAGGACACGATCGAAATCAAGGCGATCGTCTACGAGATGCGCTTCGACGAAGTATCCGCCCGCTACGCCGACTTCGGAGACTTCTACATCGGCATGCAGCTCCCGCTGGACGAATTGTTCCGACGGGTCTGCCTGTAG
- a CDS encoding S1C family serine protease: MKIAATLGLTAVLVAQAVAQDVPLQRPEERQATRQQSQEIFDVIKPLAREVSKSTVWIWANRRQVAMGTVVGDGSQVLTKWSEIALARTPIQAVGGDGRTATASILGVYRDEDLALLQLTGEKFKPVTWSEGETPGIGRFLVAPGPDDNPLGLGVVAVAERPLRESDQAFIGISLDPEFEGDGVRIREVDDRGGADEAGVLAGDVLTAIGEREITSAFELRNILLDYSPGDEITAKLQRDGKPLEVQITLGGRPEFPGVPESRLRLMRQMGGPISLVGSGFPLALQTDMQLKPQQCGGPVIGLDGEVVGVTVARTDRTRSFVIPASQIQLMLGQNPVSPAMAQLPTETERVPGGGADRPRRQAVPMNPRAAGRLRRHLEEMSELLERMEREMEEVGEE; the protein is encoded by the coding sequence ATGAAGATAGCAGCAACCCTTGGATTGACGGCGGTGCTGGTGGCACAAGCCGTCGCGCAGGATGTGCCGCTCCAGCGGCCGGAAGAGCGGCAGGCGACGCGACAACAGTCGCAGGAGATTTTCGATGTCATCAAACCGCTGGCCCGCGAGGTCTCCAAGTCGACCGTTTGGATCTGGGCGAATCGCCGTCAGGTGGCGATGGGCACGGTTGTCGGTGACGGCAGCCAAGTACTGACAAAGTGGAGCGAGATCGCCTTGGCCCGCACGCCGATCCAGGCGGTCGGTGGCGACGGACGCACGGCGACGGCTTCGATTCTCGGCGTCTATCGCGATGAGGATCTGGCGCTGCTTCAGCTCACCGGTGAAAAGTTCAAGCCGGTCACGTGGAGCGAGGGTGAGACTCCCGGAATCGGACGGTTCCTTGTCGCTCCCGGTCCGGATGACAATCCGCTGGGCCTTGGTGTGGTCGCGGTGGCTGAGCGTCCGCTTCGCGAGTCGGATCAGGCATTCATCGGGATCAGTCTCGACCCGGAGTTCGAGGGTGACGGCGTGAGGATCCGTGAGGTCGATGATCGTGGGGGTGCCGACGAGGCCGGAGTGCTTGCGGGCGATGTCCTGACGGCGATCGGAGAGCGCGAGATCACCAGTGCTTTCGAGCTTCGGAACATCCTTCTCGATTACTCACCCGGCGATGAGATCACGGCCAAGCTGCAGCGCGACGGCAAGCCGCTCGAAGTGCAGATCACGCTCGGCGGCCGGCCCGAGTTTCCCGGTGTCCCGGAAAGTCGTCTGCGCCTGATGCGCCAGATGGGCGGGCCGATCAGTCTGGTCGGCAGCGGATTCCCGCTGGCCCTTCAGACCGACATGCAGTTGAAGCCGCAGCAATGTGGGGGTCCGGTGATCGGTTTGGATGGCGAGGTGGTCGGTGTGACGGTCGCAAGAACCGACAGGACCCGCAGCTTCGTGATCCCGGCATCCCAGATCCAACTCATGCTGGGTCAGAATCCCGTGAGCCCCGCGATGGCCCAATTGCCGACCGAGACCGAGAGGGTTCCCGGCGGCGGTGCCGATCGTCCGCGGCGTCAGGCGGTGCCGATGAATCCACGCGCCGCGGGCCGCCTCCGTCGTCACCTCGAGGAGATGTCCGAACTGCTCGAGCGAATGGAGCGGGAGATGGAGGAAGTCGGCGAGGAGTGA
- a CDS encoding S1C family serine protease, giving the protein MKKSGILHAIGLLVLLGLPLAAREPVGSLKDLVELERKTQTVAERVMPATVALISPSTGASGSGVIVEKDGLILTAAHVTDGAEEVEVVFPNGKQTKAKVLGSNFSKDIGMARITEEGDWPTVELGKSKILEAGDWVVAMGHSEGYDPARTPPVRFGRVVSEGPGNFLTTDCTLIGGDSGGPLFDLDGNLVGINSSIGESLDNNNHAGIDGFREDWKRLLEGESWGELQLNPLANPERPVVGIVMGRELRDGGVPVDQVTARSPAAKAGIRQGDIIRKVDGTRVRGGRSLGLLLAKYSAGDTVTLAIQRGREQIEIDVELMRRDQLFEELKR; this is encoded by the coding sequence ATGAAGAAATCCGGAATTTTGCATGCGATTGGCCTTTTGGTGCTGCTGGGCTTGCCCTTGGCGGCGCGCGAGCCGGTGGGTTCGCTGAAGGACTTGGTGGAATTGGAGCGCAAGACGCAGACGGTGGCGGAGCGTGTGATGCCCGCCACGGTGGCGCTGATTTCACCCTCGACCGGCGCCTCGGGCTCCGGGGTGATCGTGGAAAAGGACGGCCTGATCCTGACGGCGGCCCACGTGACCGACGGCGCCGAGGAGGTGGAGGTTGTTTTCCCCAACGGCAAGCAGACCAAGGCCAAGGTGCTGGGGTCGAATTTCTCGAAGGACATCGGCATGGCCCGGATCACCGAGGAGGGCGACTGGCCGACGGTCGAACTGGGCAAGTCGAAGATTCTCGAGGCCGGCGACTGGGTCGTGGCGATGGGGCACAGCGAGGGCTACGATCCGGCCCGCACGCCTCCGGTCCGGTTCGGGCGGGTCGTTTCCGAGGGTCCCGGGAACTTTCTCACTACCGATTGCACGCTGATTGGCGGTGATTCGGGCGGACCGCTGTTCGATCTCGACGGCAACCTGGTTGGGATCAACTCGTCGATCGGCGAGTCGCTCGATAACAACAACCACGCGGGGATCGATGGTTTCCGCGAGGACTGGAAGCGCCTGCTCGAAGGGGAGAGCTGGGGCGAACTCCAACTCAACCCCTTGGCCAATCCGGAACGCCCGGTGGTGGGTATCGTGATGGGGCGCGAGCTGCGCGACGGCGGCGTGCCGGTCGACCAGGTCACGGCCCGTTCGCCGGCGGCCAAGGCCGGGATTCGGCAGGGCGACATCATCCGCAAGGTGGACGGAACCCGTGTGCGGGGCGGACGCAGTCTCGGGCTCCTGCTGGCGAAGTATTCGGCGGGCGATACCGTCACTCTCGCCATTCAGCGTGGCCGGGAGCAGATTGAAATCGACGTGGAACTGATGCGTCGCGACCAACTTTTCGAAGAACTCAAACGATGA
- a CDS encoding PBP1A family penicillin-binding protein, protein MPKRNSKAQGNGQNSSSNRRRKPARKRVGFGTLVLFWPLILLQRITAPLPGFQRFLIRLVGHPALLAIYFLIPLVLFYYARARNYDMAKVEEMPERSVVLDRRGKELGRIHGEKRDIIDISKISQDFIFAILAREDERFYKHRGVDWIGFGRATLRNVKDMGMTQGASTLTMQLARNSYNLNADWLSFSDPLQDLDRKFLEIAVSYRIEGNYEKQEILEHYVNRIFWGHTIRGIEEASRTYFEKHAKDLTLSESALLAGIVRGPNAFSPFRDIPDAIKERDATLDRMVDAEFITKEQADAAKAEEVKVRPEWRRVFHDSWAMDAVRRELERILEEEDIEFGGLQITTTIDSLVQQKAEESLNSHLRSFERSAGYPHQTRAAWQDLPEPKPNPKYIQGSVVVIENLTGSIVATVGGRDADESKFNRSTQARRQVGSTFKPFVYLSAFERGLRPDTMISDDPLKPGEVKGAGRWSPSNSDGKFNGWQPASYGLIRSRNTMSVRVGNYAGNAKVAEVAEAVGFEQPLQKDPTAFLGTLEASPEELASAFTVFPNGGERYPPRIIAEIRDRNGEVQFSNPQLSYQAVGNGSAWTTSQILHEVMERGTGASVKRLGFHKPCGGKTGTTNDYKDAWFVGYTSSLTCAVWVGLDQPKTTINRGYGSVLALPVWAEVMKTADRLGYKAEGLRSKLSFTDCRLCRTSGQRATEGCEEAGEAYTDSVPLDLVPGPGSFCQIHQGDPSIAGDNVPKARPVDPESESAPKAVPVSPSNDVPRAVPVEEPVPRALPVE, encoded by the coding sequence ATGCCGAAACGCAATTCGAAGGCCCAGGGAAATGGCCAGAATTCCTCTTCCAACCGCCGTCGCAAGCCGGCCCGAAAGCGCGTCGGGTTCGGAACGTTGGTGCTTTTCTGGCCGCTGATCCTCCTCCAGCGCATTACCGCCCCGCTTCCGGGCTTCCAGCGATTCCTGATCCGTCTGGTCGGTCATCCGGCCCTGCTGGCGATCTATTTCCTGATCCCGCTCGTCCTGTTCTATTACGCAAGAGCACGTAACTACGACATGGCGAAGGTCGAGGAAATGCCCGAACGCAGTGTCGTCCTCGACCGCCGCGGCAAGGAACTCGGAAGGATCCACGGCGAGAAGCGCGACATCATCGACATCTCGAAGATCTCGCAGGACTTCATTTTCGCCATCCTCGCCCGTGAGGACGAGCGCTTCTACAAGCACCGCGGCGTCGACTGGATCGGCTTCGGCCGGGCGACGCTGCGCAACGTCAAGGACATGGGCATGACGCAGGGTGCCTCGACCCTGACGATGCAGCTGGCGCGAAACAGCTACAATCTGAACGCCGACTGGCTGTCATTCTCGGATCCGCTCCAGGACCTCGACCGCAAGTTCCTCGAGATCGCGGTTTCTTACAGGATCGAGGGCAACTATGAGAAGCAGGAGATCCTTGAGCACTACGTGAACCGCATCTTCTGGGGCCACACGATCCGGGGCATCGAGGAAGCGTCGCGCACCTACTTCGAGAAGCACGCGAAAGACCTGACCCTCTCCGAGTCCGCCCTGCTCGCCGGGATTGTCCGCGGACCGAATGCCTTCTCCCCTTTCCGCGACATCCCCGACGCGATCAAGGAGCGGGACGCGACTCTAGACCGGATGGTCGATGCCGAATTCATCACCAAGGAGCAGGCCGACGCCGCCAAAGCGGAGGAGGTCAAGGTGCGTCCCGAATGGCGCCGTGTCTTCCACGACTCATGGGCGATGGACGCCGTGCGCCGCGAACTCGAGCGCATCCTCGAGGAAGAGGACATCGAGTTTGGCGGACTGCAGATCACGACCACCATCGACAGCCTTGTGCAGCAGAAGGCGGAGGAATCACTCAACAGCCACTTGCGCAGCTTCGAGCGATCGGCCGGCTATCCCCACCAGACGCGCGCGGCGTGGCAGGACCTGCCCGAACCGAAGCCGAATCCGAAGTACATCCAAGGAAGCGTGGTGGTCATCGAGAACCTCACCGGGTCGATCGTCGCCACCGTGGGAGGTCGCGACGCCGACGAGTCGAAATTCAACCGCTCGACGCAGGCCCGCCGTCAGGTTGGATCGACCTTCAAACCCTTCGTTTACCTCTCCGCCTTCGAGCGCGGCCTGCGCCCGGACACGATGATCAGCGACGACCCGTTGAAGCCCGGTGAGGTCAAGGGAGCCGGCCGCTGGTCGCCTTCCAACTCCGACGGCAAGTTCAACGGCTGGCAACCCGCGTCCTACGGCCTGATCCGCTCGCGCAACACGATGTCGGTCCGTGTCGGCAACTACGCGGGCAACGCCAAGGTGGCCGAAGTCGCCGAGGCGGTCGGCTTCGAGCAACCTCTGCAGAAAGACCCGACCGCGTTCCTCGGCACCCTTGAGGCGTCGCCGGAGGAACTCGCTTCGGCATTCACCGTCTTCCCGAACGGCGGCGAACGCTATCCGCCGAGAATCATCGCGGAGATCCGCGACCGCAACGGTGAGGTCCAGTTCAGTAATCCGCAGTTGTCCTACCAGGCGGTAGGCAACGGCTCGGCATGGACGACCTCGCAGATCCTCCACGAGGTGATGGAACGCGGCACCGGCGCCTCGGTGAAGCGGCTCGGTTTCCACAAGCCCTGCGGTGGCAAGACGGGCACCACCAACGACTACAAGGACGCGTGGTTCGTCGGCTACACCTCGAGTCTCACCTGCGCGGTCTGGGTAGGCCTCGACCAACCGAAAACGACGATCAACCGCGGCTACGGATCCGTCCTCGCGTTGCCGGTCTGGGCCGAGGTCATGAAAACCGCCGATCGTCTCGGCTATAAAGCGGAGGGACTCCGATCGAAGCTGTCCTTTACCGACTGCAGGCTGTGCCGGACCTCCGGACAACGGGCCACCGAAGGCTGCGAGGAGGCGGGTGAGGCCTACACCGACAGCGTTCCGCTCGATCTCGTTCCGGGTCCGGGATCGTTCTGTCAGATCCACCAAGGCGATCCATCGATCGCGGGAGACAACGTGCCGAAGGCGAGACCTGTCGACCCGGAATCCGAATCCGCACCGAAGGCCGTGCCGGTATCGCCGTCGAATGACGTGCCCCGCGCCGTCCCCGTGGAGGAACCGGTCCCCCGCGCGCTGCCGGTGGAATAG